In one Dreissena polymorpha isolate Duluth1 chromosome 7, UMN_Dpol_1.0, whole genome shotgun sequence genomic region, the following are encoded:
- the LOC127838936 gene encoding uncharacterized protein LOC127838936 — MCISLYIYCYKQWIKVVIKMNIRPDANVHDVTYIVRPASMATTKQAYKFRVKSKLRRLRSKLFQGDKKNLQLTLFENLNVDKTVKKSYDKDIHIVSRSAPYQNSKLILPVWMRGDGAEDVTLKELPLRTRGDGAEDDKTWISPARTHGDRTDGDVTGPRSLCDLDAAFLSEDETCDVRDVDIATIDDVSVTSYHDIAFVEEGDSVFELEKNVFDDVDVSMTTLTRLRSVFSEGGNIEAIVSDSALESFMRD, encoded by the coding sequence ATGAACATCCGTCCTGACGCAAATGTGCATGACGTCACATACATCGTACGTCCTGCTTCCATGGCCACCACGAAGCAGGCGTATAAATTCCGCGTCAAGAGCAAGTTGCGTCGCCTACGCTCAAAATTGTTCCAAGGCGACAAGAAAAACCTGCAGTTGACCCTGTTTGAAAACTTGAATGTTGATAAAACAGTGAAGAAAAGTTACGATAAAGACATCCATATTGTGAGTCGCAGTGCTCCTTATCAAAACAGCAAACTTATACTTCCGGTCTGGATGCGAGGAGACGGCGCTGAGGACGTCACATTGAAAGAACTCCCACTGAGAACGCGCGGTGATGGTGCGGAAGACGACAAAACGTGGATATCTCCGGCTCGCACTCACGGCGATAGAACTGACGGTGACGTTACTGGGCCTCGCAGTCTTTGTGATTTGGACGCAGCTTTCCTATCGGAAGATGAGACATGTGACGTTCGTGATGTAGACATTGCCACGATTGATGACGTCAGCGTGACGTCATACCACGATATCGCTTTTGTTGAAGAAGGCGACAGCGTGTTTGAGCTGGAGAAGAACGTCTTTGATGACGTTGACGTCTCTATGACGACATTAACACGACTGCGTTCTGTGTTCAGTGAAGGTGGTAACATTGAAGCTATAGTTAGTGACTCTGCACTCGAGAGTTTTATGAGAGATTAG
- the LOC127838937 gene encoding uncharacterized protein LOC127838937 yields MMNIPSVVNMNDVTYIVRSSSMATKKQAVKARVKSKLRRLRSKLFLGDKNKLQSTLSENLNFDKPVNKCYNKDIPFNCASRVACKTNRIILPVRVRGDGADYVTSTESPLRTRGDGADDPTIWTFPARTPGDGNDGDATGTRSFCDLDAGFLSEEETCGVCDLDICIIDDVSVTSYQDSAFIEEYGSDSVCELEKNVFDDSDISMTTLTRLRSVFSEGGNIDAIVSDSALESFMRD; encoded by the exons Atg ATGAACATCCCTTCTGTCGTAAATATGAATGACGTCACTTATATCGTTCGCTCATCTTCCATGGCGACCAAAAAGCAGGCTGTTAAAGCCCGCGTCAAGAGCAAGTTGCGTCGCCTTCGCTCAAAATTGTTCCTAGGCGACAAAAATAAACTTCAGTCGACCCTGTCTGAAAACCTAAATTTTGATAAACCAGTGAACAAGTGTTACAATAAAGACATCCCGTTTAATTGTGCGAGTCGTGTTGCTTGTAAAACCAACAGAATTATTCTTCCGGTCAGGGTGCGAGGAGACGGCGCTGATTACGTCACATCGACAGAATCTCCATTAAGAACGCGCGGTGACGGTGCGGATGACCCCACAATTTGGACATTTCCGGCTCGCACTCCCGGAGATGGAAATGACGGTGACGCCACTGGGACTCGCAGTTTTTGTGATTTGGACGCAGGCTTCCTATCGGAGGAGGAGACCTGTGGCGTTTGCGATTTAGACATTTGCATTATTGATGACGTCAGCGTGACGTCATACCAAGATAGCGCATTTATTGAAGAGTATGGAAGCGACAGTGTGTGTGAGCTGGAGAAGAACGTCTTTGATGACAGTGACATCTCCATGACGACGTTAACACGACTGCGTTCTGTGTTCAGTGAAGGTGGCAACATTGACGCAATTGTTAGTGACTCTGCACTCGAGAGTTTTATGAGAGACTAG